From Amaranthus tricolor cultivar Red isolate AtriRed21 chromosome 4, ASM2621246v1, whole genome shotgun sequence:
taaatcttggagttatgtttatattactttaattacttaaatcaccttaataattacatataacCATGTTTCATTAGTGCACCTTCTAGCCATGGTCATTAACCTTTCGTGCCACCTTTAGGCCCATACTTCCGCATTCGTTATCCTACTCTAACAGGATCATATATGAATGaatagaagaaaaaaattttatgttaagGGTTTTAATAATCTACCCAAtattattagaattaaaattttaacaatattaataaaggCTACAACCACCTCCTTGATGTTATAAGAGTATATAGACATACATTTAACATAATTTGTTGGTACTTTATAAAAACTGACAACTAATGAGTGAAAACTACttttttggttttgtattttgtatttttagtttttaaaatactgaaaactaaaaataaaaaagacaatacaAACTGGTGTGGCTTAGCCATTTTTCATCATGAAAGTagtaaatattcaattcaccataatatgtaattttataTAAGTTGCACACGTGTGGACTCGTTGATATAAGTCAGATAAGAAAAAAGTTGATTTTCTAAGGACAAATATAGTGGTGCAAAcaatttttaagatttaaaaaaaaataacatgaacAAATCAAGTATGGAGACTAAATTATAATTTGCGGattcattttttatatttcatttcatatatatatatatatatatatatatatatatatatatatatatatatatatatatatatatatatatatatatatatatatatatatatatatatatatatatatatatatatatgataagcTATCTATCGGAATATCTAGCAAAAAAGAaggaagtaaaaaaaaaaatgaagagattctcaaaatatatataaagccAAAAATTGAGTATTTGTTTATAGTGGTTCAATGGCTTCCCCTTCTCTACATTCCCCTACATTAACTACCACTGTATCTTGCTTGTCTGTTTGCAACACCCTACAACAATCCCTTCTTGGAGCCTGCCACataaaaaaatcacaataaACTTATTAACACATTATTAGTCAGTGTTGTTAGATGGTTTGATCAGTTAAAAGTATTGGCTGAAAAATATTCAGgtgatatttgataaaaattatttactgaTTATTGGCTGCTTATTCAagaaaaagtagttcaaaaagccaaaaatcaATGGCTTTTTTCCCTCTCGGGGTTTTTTAtgccaatatttttattaataatattcccaattttttaaaaaaataaagaaataaattcaattttttttgtccctttaaacttattaaaaaagacaaaacgaactaaaaaattttaaagaaatacataaaaaaaattacctcatCCCATTTATTTGGATTAGGCTTCTTATAAACTTGAACCCTATGAATCTTTTGAGGATTATCAACCATGTCCCACCAACACCAAGGATGAGGCATTTGATGCACCAAATAATCGGTCACACTTTCGTTAACCATATCATTAAACACACCATTAGTAAGATAATAAATGTAGGGTTTTTCACAAGGGTGTTTACTAAGTGGCTTTGTATTAAAAGAAAAACTAGAAGGTTCATCTCTTTTGTACCAATTAAAGAATGTTCTAGAAGGTCTTTGCATTTCTCTTGGTGTTATAGTACCTCGTATTATTTGAACTGCGTATCCCCATGAGACTGAGATCGTCCAATTTCGGGTTGTGTCGTAACAAATTGATTGTTGCATTAAAGAATATGAGTCGAGTTTTGATGGAATTTTTAGGCGTTGTAGGGCTTGAAGACGACCCATGTAAGGGAAGATTGGATCAACTTTCTCTAAATGGTGCAAACTCACTAATGGTGCTATTGGATGTGCTGTTAGGATACCAAATAAGTTGCCATATACATCAAACTGCAAAAAATACTTTATTAGGTTAAGTTAGGTAAAATATTTGCACTTCAGATAATGTTTctgataaagtatataatatacatatatgtattgTAAGAACTTTAACCATAAGTTTTAAGCTTATTGTTATACTGCATCGCGGTAGCTATTAAGCATGTGCAACATGATGCTTCACCGGCATTGCGTTCTTGGCATTTTATAAGGCCTAGACAAAATGAAATGAATAGGCTTCTCTATAGAGAGTTGATTTTGGTTTTTAGTGGGCATTCGACAAAATAATAGAAGACATACCCCTATATATTATACGACATGTCATGTATTTCTTAATTGATAAAAGAATGGATCTAATAAAACATACATGCTAAAATTAAAGTATTAGGATAATTACAAACGATATTCCACGTCCTACGTGATAATATTAATGAGCTGAAGTATTGAGCTTCTTTCGAACTCTAAATCTTAGATAAATGTCTACCTCACCTACGATCAGAAACAATGTTTCAATATAGCTATCTCCAATTCGATATTTCTACCCCACAAATTAAGGCACCTTCTTAGTTGGGGTATTTAAGAATACTTCAAATGGTACACAAAAACCAAAAGGATTTAGTATAGTTTCAATGTTCTAAAACACTTGTCCAATTGAAATTGGAAACAAGGGCTTAAGGTCATCAAAATTTAGTTATGAACCTGGAATTTGGAATTACAATCTTGTGGGTCCATAAATAGTCTTGATTGAGTCCATTTATTTTGGGGTCTTTACAACTTTCTTGTTTCTTCTTTGACTTATTCTTGTTCCTTGGAAAATCACTCAAGATGTTTTGTAACCATTTGGAAATTGGGAAGGTTAATTAGCTCCGTTTTTAAAGTTGGGATCTCGATAAGGACATAGGATTGAAATCAATAGAATTATATTATAGAATcgtaatattttataaatatgttATGATATGCTATAAGATAAATAATTCTATGAAATTATGTGCTCCCATTATTACGTAACTCTGTCCTCCTCAATCTACactataatcaaaaaattaattatattttacagaataataataataaaaaaataaaataaataaattagggaTAAACTAAAGAAGTTTGATTGATTATGTTTAGATCCTATAACTCGTTCAATAACTAACTTGAGAAGAAAAGGGTAGTTTGTTACTTTTGGTTAGGCTCCATTGAATAGACAAAATAGTGGATAGTAAACAACATAGTTCTACGGTTCTAtcatacttgttatatttgacttttataGAATTTAATGGATTATtttgattatcatatttttaactacatttaatttaaaaattataaaaaaactaatattatgaaagtatgtaattaaacgattcaaataagataccacttgactatattattttttatacgatatattttcttacacattagtcgcaaaatataaaataagcttaaacgctgaataatacaaatatttgtaatataacaagtattttaGCAGagaaaatacttcctccgtccCTGTGAATTTATAGACTAGAACATTTTCTACACTTTTTACCAACAAAGTACAACACTTATAGCATTGCATTCGTTACTTTTAACCCTATTaaaactcaactaaaaactcACCAAAACTCACTTTTGTAACCTATTCTCCCATCAAATCTATGATCATTTAACACCAAACATGTGAAACTTAAAACAAAACTAACAACAATAATTCTCTAGTAACTTGTTAAAATAACGTGACATTTtgtaatttcaaaatttaaataattataaaactaataaaattcatAACTTAAAATTAGTAACCTACCTATATTTTCATCgaatcaattcaatcaaaaattaatattaataattaaaaaaattgatccCAACCATGATAAATATATGTTGAATATAAACTAGTAACGTGACAACTAAAAAACGAACCTGATGAAACCCGGGTTCTTTCGTTAGCGAGACACCGAGCTCGGAGACACAAGCCTGGATCCGATCATCGGACCCATATAGACCCGTATACCTTTGGAGACACCGATCCTGAATTTTTTCAATAGCAAAAGCTAAAGTATAACTTATAGCAAATCCACCCCCACCAAAAGCCATATCATGTGCAAAATTAAGATTTTGCATATGTGTTTCTGAATTACTCCCAATATAATACATTTTATTATGATCATATTTTTGTAAGACCCGAACCAAATTATCCGGGAAAAATATAGTATCGTCATCTCCCATAACGTACCATCTAATGTCTTCAAGACCCATCCGAACCAATTCGGATATGATTCGGGTTATCCGGATACCATCTCTCAACTTGGTCGGgtaattaaatttattgataTCTTCGGATATTTTTAGGGTCGGGTATTCATTAAGTTTTTCGGTTTTTGATAGGGTAACGGGTCGGTCTAGGAAGACGTACCCACGAGTAATGTTGGGTTGCCACCATAGTTTAATGAATTCTTTGCGGCGGCCCCATTTATTTGCTGCGGCCCCAATACCAAATACAATGTGGTTGAGTTTGGTTGTGTCGGATGCAGGTGCGGGTTCAGGTTCAGGTTCAGGTTCGGGTATCGAGACGTGGATAGGGAGAGAAAGAGGGGAGTAGAGGGATTTAAGAGAGTAGATTGTGAGAAAAAGTGAAAGGAAAAGAcaaaaaatgagagaaaaaatgattttttttgaagGGAATATAATGAAGGAAGAGTGATCTTTTGGATGTTTCATGATGGCTTGAGAAATGAAGATTAATGTTATGAATAATGATCAAGGGACAAGGATTATAGAGATTTGTTTTAGATGAGAAAAGGATGAACAAAATGAAGGAACAATTAAAGATACATGACTAAAAGAGTACATAAATTTAGGAAGATTTTGTTCACTTTTGCTTATGGTGTTGGGGTTTTAGGAAGATGATGTTGGAAAAGAAGCAAATTAGTAATGAGACTATGGAATGTAGACTTTGAGGGTATTTATATGTGCACTCAAATTACTCAACCTATTCTTATTAGAATACATTATTTGCTTTTTccatgaaaattgatagaagaAATTTCAGTTGGattataatacaaaaaataaatagataataaGTATGACagtaaaacaaaacaaacttTGCAGAAATGAGATTTAAAGAAAGACGATTAGATcgtaataaaaaaatgtaaaaacaaaagtacacactaaaataaaaagtgatgCGATTTTAAAGGAGGAGAGGGCTAATATGGAGAATTTTTCTATGATAATGTGATTGAAATAGACATTATATTGACCTTATACCTTATTTAACATTTTTGTTAAAACTAACAATCgtttaatttattgaaattaattatatgttgttttttaaacttttgtaACTATTTTTGTATTGGAAATCTATAAAACTGAATTcacttattttgtaaatattttaattgagctaaaatttattaaatggaTTAGTATGTAAACTAAAGAGATAAACTATAATATTCTCACTATCACTCTTAAtttcattttgaattattttatctcatccacacattaaaagcattttttttaatatcatacgtaaaattcaatttatcttttcatttaaatatacGTAACATACGATATGGGAAAAAATTTCATATCCCCATATTACCCTTGaaattcattttttctttttgatcgATAAAGGACAGAGAaggtatattttttatttttattaccgcaaaattaattttatttaaatatccctatattttttttattttgagataataaaaaatcctaaaaattaattttttttttttagatatgaAATTCAAAACCTCcacttttaacaaaatttatttgaGCAAAATTAGTTCATTGACTTGATGAACAAGGAAAAAAGAAATGGTGGgttcattactcattagctCATTTTCGTCATCCTTCATGCGTGAATTCAAACAAATTTCACTTGTTCAACCAATTTTCTGCACCCCCTAAAACAGGTAATTCATTCAAATTCTCTTATTGAGTTGTAATTTTGCCCTTTTTAATTTCCGGCAGACAtttacagttttttttttaaatgtccgGCAGACATTTacataattaaatcatcaatttCATATAATGGATCCCCAATGGCATTATTCTGATGTTTGTCTTGATAATTTCGAAATTTCCTCATTAGGTTTTCTGGGGATTACTTTAATGAATtacttctttttgttttttgcaTGTTTTGCAGCGTTGCGTTGATTAATTTTGGTGGGTTTTGTTACATGTTTGTGAATTTCGACTTTTAATTTGTACTAAATGGCTAGGATTTGGTCGTCAAAGTTGAAATCAATTGTTGGGTCTTTTGTTTCTGCCCCAAAATCAATGAGATCTGGGTGCTATAATGGTCAACAAAATTCTCTGAGGGTTGATGATCATTTTCACATTAGACCTATTTTTGATTATGTGGGTCATAATTATCACACTGGTTCTCAATGTAGAATTTTGAAATTTGAGCCTAGGGCAACTATACAGTTATGTAAACCCAATTATGGCACAACACTTTCACCTACATTGTTCGGTCACCAGGTTTCGAATAGCTTTGCTTCAACACCTGTGTCGGGTTACCTGTCGTATTCATCGTTCACCGGTAATAAAGGGGGTGATAAGGGGATTGAAGCTACTAGAATTGGAAATGGGGATGTGGATGGGGGTGAAGGTGAAGGTGGGATTTTTGGGAGCTCTGAGTGGATTGATAAAGTTAAGGATGCTTGGAAAACTGTTGTAGATGCAGCTAATGTTGCTGGGGAGAAGGCCAAGGAAGCCTCCGATGTGTTAACTCCACACGTGCAGCAAGTTTGGGATACTCATCCGTATCTTAAGGATGTAGTTGTACCTGTCGGTGGCACACTCACCGCTGCTTTGCTTGCGTGGTTGGTCTTGCCAAGTGTTTTGAAGAGGTTGCACAAGTATTCTACTCAAGGATCAGCTGCTTTGCTAGCTAAAAGTGGAAGCATCTCTGCAGCTGAAGTTCCTTATGAGAAGAGCGTCTGGGGTGCAATGGAGGATCCAGTGCGCTATATGCTGACTTTCATGGCGTTTTCTCAAATGTTAGTGGTAGTACTTAATATTTCTTCTGGTATTGTTTCAAGCACATGATTATAAATATAATGCAGGTAATATAGTTTGTTCGGAAATGCAGATGTTTTTTAGTAGCTCCGGATGCTGTTGCATCCCAGTTTGTTACACAGGCTTGGAAAGGGGCACTTGTCCTTTCATTTGTATGGTTTGTGCAAAGGTGGAAAACTAATTTGTTTGCTCGTATTTTGGCGGCTGAGAACCTACTTTTACATGATCGAGAAAGAGTGCTTACTGTGGATCGAATTTCGTCTATTGGCCTTTTCGCCATTGGAGTGATGGCTTTTGCAGAGGCATGTGGTTTGGCTGTCCAGTCTATCCTGACTGTTGGTGGTGTTGGGGGTGAGTATTCCAAACCCGAGCTGTGTTCTGCAATCTTAATGTTTTTGTGAACATATAATTTGTGTATAGCATTGCAGATATGAACCCTTTGTTAGTATCGATGTACATAAAACATTGACTCCTACGTAAATACACTCCCCACAACCTATGAGAAGTATCTTATTAACCTTATAAACATGTTTTAAATTTTGTGCGGGTGTCATTTTGCTTGTTCATTAGTCCATCTCCTATTATTAGGAGCGGGACCGCTCAAAGACATTGGGATAATGGAATGTATTCCATTTCGGTCTACTAAGTAGCACATTTAGACCCGAGTTCTTGCATTGCGCTGAATTTGTACACATTTTATATgttctttaaataaaatttacaatcatATATTTGTTCATTTACACCCATTCACCCCAAGCGCAATTCCACCACCAAGAACAAATTTTTCTTCTGTTCTCCATCAGGTGTGGCAACGGCTTTTGCTGCGAGGGACATCCTTGGCAATGTCCTTAGTGGCTTATCTATGCAGTTCTCAAAGCCATTTTCACTTGGAGACACCATCAAGGTATGCTGCCAACTTCCTGAATTCCGCTTTTCTTTGCACTAGATCAGTTCGCTTGTCTGGTTTTGATTTCCTTACTTATGGTATAACATAAACATAggtttcttttgaaaatttgtttACTGAAAATCTATTAGTAGCAATGTCTTTTACTATTTTTTGTTGAACCGAGTTATCGGGTCCTGTTTATGTTGATTCTATGCAATTGCATTAAACTTCTGTTCCGGAAAGGATTTTTTAAAGTCAGGAATAAAATTTGGTTCTTTGTTATGAAGTTTGAAAGGGAGAAGCATATTGTACATAAAGATTTCTGGTTACTGCTTCTGTTTTCTTAATGAGAGTCTTGACTTATACTTTTGCATTTCTCGATTCTCTTTTCATCTGGTCAAAAGTTATGTGTTTGATTTCTagagtaaaaacaaggccgcatcacaTTGGCCGTGTTGTAAACGTTTTCAAAATAACAAACCGGTATTTCCCTCGCTATAAAGAAGTATAAAAATCGCGTTTTGGGcagtatcaagggatatcttatggtttcgatCAATATTTAAGCATtacgataaccgcatcactcaCATTACCGCATCACCGTTGCGTTACCGCGGTCGTGACCATTACCACATTTTTGCACTGTGGTTTGAGTTGTACGTCCCCTTAAAAGTCTTTGTTGTTTGTTGTGTGAGTgatacttttttttcttttttcctggCTTGTTTCATTTATGTGCTGATTGTGGTCCTCACCTCTATTTTCATGTTCTTCGCAGGCTGGATCAATCGAAGGTCAAGTGGTGGAGATGGGTTTAACTACAACTTCATTGCTAAATGCTGAAAAGTTTCCTGTCATAGTTCCAAATTCTATGTTTTCCAGCCAGGTGAATACTTCTTTCCCTTACTTAGCTCACTTTTCAGAAATAATCGGGCTTGTTTCCTTGTGCGTGTCTACTTTCCATCCTGAATTAGCGTAAGCTGCTTTTATGATTTGATGTTTAACTGACCCTGGTGGAAGAATTGCTGTTTTAACTGTCCTTTGATGTGTCACATTCTCCATTGTGCAGAATTTATTCCAAAGATCCTGAAACCAAGTGGCTCcccattaaattataaattttgttcATTAACATTTTTCAGGTCATCGTGAACAAGTCGCGAGCTGGATGGCGTGCTTTCATCAGTAATATACCACTGCAACTCGATAATTTGGAAAAAATTCCAGAGATTTCAACAGACATAAAGTCAATGCTAGAGTCATATCCAAAAGTTTTCATGGGACGTGAAGCTCCTTACTGCTATCTCTCTCGAATAGATAATTCCTATGCTGAACTGACTGTTGGATGCAATCTCAAACAACTGGTACTTTCTTTATGCGTTCCCTAGTTTCTTCCCATAGTCTTTTTCTTTGAAAAAATCGTTTCGGATAGAATGGTAATTTTTGTACCCGTTAGCGTATACAATTAATATAATAAGGCACTTGTGGTCGCTGAACCTTTGCAATAACTAATATTATATAATCACTGTTTGCAAGCTTTTAGATTGGCATTACAAATTTATTTGTCATATTGGGTGTAAAATCTAGTAGAAGCAAATtatattttgatctatttcttcAATATCTAGTGTTTATGTGAGTACTTGTAATGATAGGtttttaatactccctctgcGGCTCTGCCCCTTTCAATTTGCTCCACTTTCCATTTTTGTTTGTCCCACTCGTTTTGCACTCTTTCCCTTTTTGGCATTGGTCTCACactctttcttttaatctcattcataaaTTCATTATATCTCTCCTTCTTAACCATTTTTTTCTGTCGTCCACATGTTTTATTCTCCAATCCAATTCCACTTTCTACTAAATtttacacaaaactttttgggtGCAATCTGAGAGGGACAAGGAGTATCACTGCGTTATGCCTATACAAACAAATTTACTTCTATAATAAAATGCTTGTTTTCTACATGTTTTTCACTTCATACGATCTTAGTTTTAGAAAGTGCGCTTGGGCGCTAGAATAATCGCTTATGGGCTAAGCTATATACACAAGGCGCGTGCTTTTCTGCACCTTATCGTGCTTTTTTAGCACTACGGAATGTTCTTCATTCTCCTCTTCAATTTCCTCTTCCATTCATCTTTCTTCTCTCTTCaagactttttatttttattctcatATGGGTTTTTCATTTTTCTCGGTTCTCCTTTTTTTTGAACATTTAGACAAGTAACTTTATAATGTTCATTTAGGTACCCTTTTGTGCTATTTTGCGCTATAATAGAGCTTTACACAATAATGATGAATTCTTTAGATCTTTGATGCAACTATAATATGAATATCATATCATTTACGTATCAAATGTGCTCTAGAATTGTTTTTATAAGCTTTTAACCCAAAAGTTGCGCCTCACCTCCGAAAAGCTCGTGCTTTTGCCTTGCACTTTACGCCTTGGCCTCAAGAGTTCAAGACCTTTACCCCTCAGCACACCTAAGCTTATTATCCAATGGAGAGAATTGATTTGTTAGATTCACTCTTAGAAATCTGTTTTTCGG
This genomic window contains:
- the LOC130810214 gene encoding uncharacterized protein LOC130810214, with protein sequence MKHPKDHSSFIIFPSKKIIFSLIFCLFLSLFLTIYSLKSLYSPLSLPIHVSIPEPEPEPEPAPASDTTKLNHIVFGIGAAANKWGRRKEFIKLWWQPNITRGYVFLDRPVTLSKTEKLNEYPTLKISEDINKFNYPTKLRDGIRITRIISELVRMGLEDIRWYVMGDDDTIFFPDNLVRVLQKYDHNKMYYIGSNSETHMQNLNFAHDMAFGGGGFAISYTLAFAIEKIQDRCLQRYTGLYGSDDRIQACVSELGVSLTKEPGFHQFDVYGNLFGILTAHPIAPLVSLHHLEKVDPIFPYMGRLQALQRLKIPSKLDSYSLMQQSICYDTTRNWTISVSWGYAVQIIRGTITPREMQRPSRTFFNWYKRDEPSSFSFNTKPLSKHPCEKPYIYYLTNGVFNDMVNESVTDYLVHQMPHPWCWWDMVDNPQKIHRVQVYKKPNPNKWDEAPRRDCCRVLQTDKQDTVVVNVGECREGEAIEPL
- the LOC130811350 gene encoding mechanosensitive ion channel protein 1, mitochondrial-like, which translates into the protein MARIWSSKLKSIVGSFVSAPKSMRSGCYNGQQNSLRVDDHFHIRPIFDYVGHNYHTGSQCRILKFEPRATIQLCKPNYGTTLSPTLFGHQVSNSFASTPVSGYLSYSSFTGNKGGDKGIEATRIGNGDVDGGEGEGGIFGSSEWIDKVKDAWKTVVDAANVAGEKAKEASDVLTPHVQQVWDTHPYLKDVVVPVGGTLTAALLAWLVLPSVLKRLHKYSTQGSAALLAKSGSISAAEVPYEKSVWGAMEDPVRYMLTFMAFSQICFLVAPDAVASQFVTQAWKGALVLSFVWFVQRWKTNLFARILAAENLLLHDRERVLTVDRISSIGLFAIGVMAFAEACGLAVQSILTVGGVGGVATAFAARDILGNVLSGLSMQFSKPFSLGDTIKAGSIEGQVVEMGLTTTSLLNAEKFPVIVPNSMFSSQVIVNKSRAGWRAFISNIPLQLDNLEKIPEISTDIKSMLESYPKVFMGREAPYCYLSRIDNSYAELTVGCNLKQLSKTERYSTEQDILLQCIQIIKQHGASLGSKQQDLISQ